The Suricata suricatta isolate VVHF042 chromosome 13, meerkat_22Aug2017_6uvM2_HiC, whole genome shotgun sequence nucleotide sequence TGCCATGTATATTGATTTTGATGGTTAGGTATCAGACTGACATGTCGTGGTCATCACTGGGCTGTGGCTGTCCCGCCCTCAGTGAGGGACAAGTGAAGGAGTTGAACAGGAGATGAGGGGTAAGGTGGTGTGGACAGGTTCTAATAGTTCACATATGAGGAgggtgagggctgggggcagAACTCACAGGCTGCTAGATGTCCTGATTTTAGAAAGGGAAGCAGGTGCTTGTATTAGCTTCTCCCACTTAGAGACCCACACCTTCTCTCAGACAATTCTTTAATAGGACCACATACTTTTGGCTCAGATGATTCCAACCACAAAAGCGGCCAGCCTATGTGTCAGCACCGGTCTTCCTTCTGCAGGATCGGAGCGGATCAGACTTTCTTCCTTGGCTCCCGTCCTCTGGGCCCAAATGAAGCCTATGCCCACTGACAGACTCCATGGGCACCGTTGGCCTTCTGGCCCTCCGTGACTCCTGTCTGGCTACAGCTTGAGTTCACTGGGCATCGGCTCCCCTCTCAGGCCAGCCAACAAGTTGTTAGCTGCCAACAAGGACATGGTGTTTCGGGTCCCGTAGGTGGCACTGCCAATGTGGGGTAGGATCactggaaaggagaggaggagagggtggtAAGAAGGGTGTTTCAAGAGCCTTAAAGTGGGCCCTGCTTTCCCCACCAGGGATTACCACTAAGAACAAAGAGAACCCGCCTTAGTGTTCTTTGTCATTATGTGCTCTGCTCCGTGGGGCTGTCAGAGTAACGGTATAGGGACTCGGTACAGAAACCCAGATGCAAGGGTGGTGAGAGATTCATGTCCTAAATATGAGGATGTTGAGCCCAGAGAGCATCGTGGAACCTATCTGGACCCAGCCCTTTGGATATCAGATGGTGAAACTAGGTGCCAGTTCAGCTTGGGGGTTTCAGGCTGGTCGACCACACCCAAGCCCCTGAACGTGGTGCCACATGGCCTCTGATCTACACGAGTCACTCGAGAGGGAACAGTGGACAGACCAGCTCCCTCTGGCTCCTCCCACTGCAGAGCAAGTGAGGTCACTTGTCCCCAAAGAACACCTTTCAAAGCAGCACCTAAGGCACTGAGCTGCACTCCCGGGCTTCGCGGGGATGGGACAGTCTCAGCTGTGGGCAGCAGCCCAGACGTGGCCACCCATGTTCCTCCTCTCAGCCTGCTGTGGACGCTGGGGCCAGGTTTCCAAGGGCTATGATAATGACAGTATTTCCTGTGGGGAAGGTAGCTAAGAACCTTCTCTCTGGGTTCCCATTCCAGAATGTAAATAAAGGACAGGGACCGGCTCAGGCCCTGCAGTTCTCTATTAGTCTGTACACAGCAACCACACCTGCCACCTGGACAGGACTTACTATAAAGAACGCTGACCAGGTGTAAAGTAaagggggaggctgggaagagaacactgaggcagtggttctcaaagcgtagttcccagtttttttttatttttttatacataccTGAAATTAAATTTAACTCTTAAAAATACTGATACACAGAAAAGAATAAGGGTAAAAAATCAAGGCTAGGAACAAAAATTAACATGAGATCTCTAAAGACTTCAGCGAGTATGCAGCATTGTATTATTTTGGTTCTTAGCAAAATCTAATTCAAGCTAACATAAGTGGAGATCGGATTTTTCAAGAGGACTGGAGAGATCATGGAATATGGAGAAAACCCTACGGTCAGCAAACACCAACGGACATGGAGAGAGTCCAGCTGGAATCTTTTAAGTTTCTAGAGATCACTGCACTGACTCCTGTCGCATTTTAAAGGCTTGGAAAGGAATGGTGCACGGGCTGAGCTTCATCCACTAGTTGAGATGATGGACAACAAGGAGATGGACTTTTATGAAAACCCGCATGTGTCTTTCACATTTCAGATGTGCAAgcaatataacttttaaaaatcctgtaaCTCCTATATAGGTTTTGAGCCTCTATTCAAAGCACTGGTGTGGGAGCCCATGAGAAGCGCGTATTTCAGCTCCCACCCCAGACCTGGAGCAGAAGCCCGTGGCCCAGCGCCCTGTGCCTGGTCAGTCCCTTCAGGTGACTGATGAATATAGAAATTTAAGAGCCACTGCACTAAGGTATCCAGGACAGCGACCCCAGAAGTGACCTCCCTAGGCTGGGTGACAGGGAGAGGGTGGAACTGTATAAAACTGAGGAAAGGCCCCTCCAGTCCTGCAACTCAGCCCGAGGCCTGCAGCTCCCAGGTGGCGCAGAGGCTAAGCCGATGCTGGGAGGACCACAAACCAGATTCACCGGCCGCCACAAGAGGGATCGCTGCTGCTGGGCCAGGAAGCGTCACCGCGGGCCGGTGCTGCTCACAGAGACAGCCGCGCGGGAAGGTGGGAGGAAGCCAGGTCCTGCCGCCACCGGCTGGCGGGCCCGATAGCAACAGGCGGGCAGCATCCCAGCTGCCGCATCGTGAACGCAGAAGTAGGTGTGGAGGCGAGAGACTAACTGGCACAAGTTACACGTATCAGAATTGCAATTACACTGTTAGTTCCTCGCACCTAAACTGGACGCGGGGGTTTACAGTGACGGGTTTTACCCATGCCAAGCTATGGATGGAAGACACGCAGTCACCCCCTTCCTTTTAACaaatccacccccaccccaccacctaGACTCACTCCTTTAGGGACAGAGACCTAGATGCACAGCTCAGGAGGCCCCTCCCCTCGTCATTATGTGTCAGTGTCACAGCATAAACACGTGGTCCGGGGCGTGTcgctctgtgctcagtgctgcTCCCAGCACTGTGCACCCAGCACCTCCAGACCACCTGACTTCTGGAATCCTATGTGACTCTGCACGGGGACGTTGGCAGTTCTCACCACAGTTCTTCAGGGTCAGGAGAGGGTGGTTTGTAGGCAGTGGCTCTGGGGTTGTCACATCCAGTCCAGCAGCAGCAATCTGCCCACCAGCCAAGGCCTGGTACAGGTCGTCCTGGTTCACCACGTCTCCCCTACAAATGACAGGGTGACGTGGGCACCCGAAGCTTCCTCTACTCAGGTCTCCTTTATGGCAGAACCACCCACAGAATGAATTTTCCCACTGACCAGGCACACTTGGCACTGACTTTTAAAGCAATTAAGTCTGATAAGATACTTCCTTCTGTAGTAATACTGTGAGGCCCAGCTATGCCACCTTGCAGCTGCGTGGCCTTGGGCAGCGTGTCCCATTCCTCTGAAAACAGGGAGAATGCACCCGCCCAGGTGTGCTAACTGACCCACTGCCGCAGGGACAGGGCCTGGCATCTGCATTCATGTGGGGCCCCATCCAGGTGTTTCTGAGCTGGCTGGCCCCCGGGCACCCGCTGAGAACCACCGCAGCATGCCAGCGGGCACGTGCCTACTGCGGGCAGAGACGCAAAAGTACTCCTAACCACATCCACCCGAGTAGCAGCCTTCCCCCTGTGACTGAGCCACTGACGTAAAGAAATGGTTGGCTGGAGACTTCATACCGCACACGAAGCAGTGTCGGTACAGTACAAAATGACGCAGCACCCCGCACGGTACCGGGTTCatgcaggtgctcagtaaacggAGGCTGGGACCCTGCCGGCCATCAGCGTGAGCCTGGTGTTCCTCCAGGTCTCGCTCCCCTCCCGGTCACCTCCTTTGTGGCTAAACATTTAGAATTACAGGGGCCTCTGGAGTGGGGAGCTCTGAGGTGGTGGGGCCTTGTGAAATCCCTCCCTTTGCCTTTATTTGACTCCACACTGACTTCAGGTTCACAGGGCACCATGTAGGAAGGGgttggagtggcagagagggaaggtCTGCCCCCACAACATGCCCAGCGGCCTGAAGGCACCTGTGGGACACCGTGATGATCCACGTTTATAAATTGGGTCTGGGTCTCTGTTCCCAAAAGCCCAAAGATTCAAACTGTCACTGATTCAGACAGACGGACCCAGACTCTGTGTCGTGGGAGGTCAGCCTCCAAAGGGCTGTTAAGATCCTTATATCCACCTCTTCGTGGGAGAGAACACAGGCTGCCCAAGGTACCTGGCTCCTCGCCGCTATTGGGCCTCCGCTCCctgaaccaccaccaccacatggCCAGCCCTGAGCAGGCCGAGGTACTGCTGGGAACAGCATGCCCGGCCTGCCCCAGCGGCTCTTCCTCCCAGCCTGGGGCACCTTTCCGAGTGGCTGGCGGGTTGGTTTATGGGATGGCAAGCCCCGCCTGCAGTCTTATCAACAGCCCATGGGGAGGCAAACCTTGGGTCACAGCAGCAGGGGCAGCCCCCCTCTAGGCTTGCTTGGTGCCCCGGGGTGGCCAGAGGGCCCCGGCGTACCTGCTGATGTTGACAAACACGGCTGTCTTTTTCATCTGCTGGAAGAAGTCCTTGTTGCAGAGTCCCTTGGTTGCAGGTGTTAAGGAGCAGGCCACAATGATGAAATCAGAGTCGGCGGCCAGCTTGGGGGTGGACACTGGGGAGAGAGGGGCTCCATTAGATGCCGGCTCCCAGGGTGGAGACAGCAGAAGGGTGGGCGCCCAGAATTGGTCCTTGCTTCCTTCTGCTGAATTGGAAACTCTCAAGAAACTTCCTGAAGGCCTTGCCTCTACCTGAACACCTCTGATAACTACAAAGTCAATAGCCACTCATGGGATTCTGGTGTATTACAGTATTTGTCCAGCCCCctggtctcacagatggggaaactgaggccagagacaGGCAGGAGcttgtcaaggtcacacagtgggacctgggtggctctggcagtGCACCAAGCACGTGAGGAATGGCTAAAACCCAGCTGCCCTCTGCTCACCAGGCTATGCATGTGCCAAGGGGCTGCATCCACTGGACACACGGCTGGGGACAGGGTTCACCggtttattaagaaaatgtgaGTGAGAGTTCCCAGCAATTCCTTACATCTGTCACCATCCCTGCTGCTCTGCCCAGACATGGACAGCGGTGACAAGGAACTCTGCAAGTGTTCCTGGAGCGTTCTGGCATGAAGAGAACTCACTGTGTGGCCTGGATAAGTCCCTGTGCTCTCTCACCAGGCCTGTGTCCAGAGGTAGGTAGGATAGCACCTGAGGGACCCTGCAGGCCCTAGACACACCTGGAGCTCCTGCACTCTGCCCCCAAAATGTTGCCACCTCAGAAACAGACCTCTCCAGCTCGGCACAGATGGGGCTCCTGTGGAAACCAAGGCTGTACTTACCAAACTCGGCCTGGAATTCTGCTGCTTCCTGAGGCCTGGGCTGGCGCCCTGTGTATAGAAATTTCTGGACGCCAAATGGCTTCAGACGCCGAGCAATGGCCTGGCCTGGAAGCAAAGAGAGTCCTGGCTTGTCCCCAACCCCTGAGAGGGCAGGAGCAGCACCCAGCAGCTCCAGGACCAGGGAGCTCTTACGAGGTTGGCCCTTCCATCAGCATCCTCCCCACATGAACTGGGCCGGCCCCGTGAACGaggcccggggagggggagggggcagagatcTGGAGGGAGCCCCACAGCTCCTCTGTGGCTGTGGCTGGCTTGTGCTATCCTCACATGGTCCTGGCCATCTTGAGGGCCATTTGTTAACCTTCCCTGAGAACTGGACCTGGCATCCAAAGAATGGTCTGACCAAGTGgtcccctctcttcttctggaccCCTGCTTCTGTTaacacagcccaaaacctcttaGGACTTTTCAGTGGCACTGCCTAACTGTCTACTCACCCCAAATCTTTAAGACATTTTCACTTGTGCAGCTACTGAGCCAGGCTCAGGCTGATGGATTTTCAGAATCAGAAAATGGCCCAAAGCTGGTGGGTTCCTCCAAGCAACTCTCTGTGTAAGAGGCCCTGCTAGCTGGCCAGACAGATGCCAGAGAACTGCTGACAGTGGCCTGTCTGGCTGAGCACAGCCTTCACGCCAGACTTCTCCAAGCAGGAGCCACTGTCCCGTCTGCAGAATCACAAGTAAGCTCCGCCCACCGGACCCTCTGGTTCCGGAGTTAGAGCTTTAGGAATCAAATGCCTTCCAGACAGGTTTGGGGGAGCATGAGCTGTCCCACAGGAAACCCTCCTAGAGGCCCCAACCCCACTGCCGTGGTCGTCTTCGTCGCCGCCTTCATCTGTTCTGTGTGGAACAGTCACCGTACAGAATCCTGATGCTTACAGCTTGCTTCTATCACCCAGCAAATTCTTAACAAactcctgtttttgtttcttttgttttttttggctTTGCCTGTGTTTCACAAAGCTGTGTCTATCCATTAGATGTCCCTACTGAATGCAAAGTACACTGGGAACAGCCAGTTAGGGCCACCCTTTCCAAAGTATTGTCAACATCCAGACACGGGGCGCCAAAGCCTCAAACCAAGCCACGGTTGCTGAAGCAGGCAAGTGGGAAGGTGGGAGCCTCACCTATGCGCCCCAGCCCGATGATGCCGACCGTGCTCTGCGAGAGTCCGTAGCCACACATCCACAGTGGCTTCCACGAGGTCCAGCCGCCACTGTGAGGAGGAAGGCGGAGTAAGAGGGCCCCGGCTGGGGCAAAGATGAGGGCTCATTGCAAACTCTCAGACCCAGAACCCCTAGGGGTAGAAGAGCCTTCTCTCCAGGTTAAAGGACACAGTAGCATAAATCACATCCACAGCCACTCAGCACTTTGGATAAACAGCAGGAAtgactctttctttttaaagccactggggatggggcgcctgggtggctcagttggttaagcagctgacttgggatttcagttcaggtcacgatctcatggtttgtgagatcgagacccacttcaggctctgcattgacaatgtggagcccgcttgggattttctcccccccgccccttccctgctcaggctctctctctccctcaaaataaataaactttaaaaaattaataaaaacatatgaatGTTTACaccaagtgagaaaaataaaaatcacaaatagcCTCCTGTTGTTTCCAGTCCAGTTTTGCTACCAAAAGACTTATGAAACGACCTTCAGCTTCAGAGCTTGTGGGATTCCGGCAACACCGAGCAAGGAGGGTGGCCCTGTTCCCCTAAGTGCTCAAGAGGAGGTGCACCTGCTACTTCTTGTGTGAAACCTCTGATCCAcactcctgcccctgctccccaccgACCAGGCAGAACGGATCCGTCCCTCCCTTATCCTCCCCTCTCACGATTTCCCTTCCGTGCCACGATTCCCCCACATTTCTCTTCAGCTCCACCCTGTACTTCAGGATGTTGGCTGAGTCGATCCCCCCTCAGTAGATGGGGCACACCTTGGGGCAGGGATCGCATCCGGGCCAGGTGACACTGGGCGCTCAGGAACAGCTTTCCCATCGGGGGCTCATTACCTCCTCACTTCCTCTGTGGCTTCGGGCAAGCGGCGACAGGTGGTGAGCAGCAGGGAGACAGCGAGCTCTGCCGTGGCGTCCGTCAGGACATCTGGGGTGTAGCCCACACGGATGCCGCTACAAAGCAAAGATCTGGTGGCAACACGGGCCTCAGGCACCTTCGCCAATGTCTACCTCTGGGACATCGCCAAGCTGCTGCTCTGCCCCCCTCTGCGCTGCCCGCCGGGAAGCTCCGAGCTGTACATGAGCCCTTGGGAACGGTCAGCCCTCCTTCCGCGTATCCCCCTCTTGGGAAGAACACGAAGATGGAAGATCAGGGCCCAGAGTTCGGGGCAAATAACTACTCGGCCTTCCCAAATCTCCTCAtctaaagagggaaagaagaatacTAGCCTTTTCTACTTCAGGGGGTTGTTATGATGGtcacaaaaccacactgagtaAGAAAGGATGTTACCTGCCGTTTGTGACCGTTCGGGCTTTTCGTAACTGACCTGCGCCCCCATGGACAGATTTCATCGGCAGCCACCTCACATCCCCACCGATGGGTGGAGGGAGCTGAGCAAATAAATACTCtgctccccttcctgctctgggGTCAGCCCTCACCCCGGGCCCCTTCTGCGTGTGCAAGCTGCATTTACCGCCTCTTGATTTCATCCAAAGCCAAGTGGTCAACGCCCACAGACATTGTGCTGATGACTTTGAGATTGGCTCCTGTCGTGCAGAAAAAGCATCGTTTGTCTCCTTCCTCATGGGATTCAAAGCCACAACACCAGAGATATCAGGGGGCCATCtgcttaatattattttcttagaataagAGGAAAGGCTGACATCGCTGTTCCTTGCTTAAAATTCTGAACAATCTTACTCAACTGATTTGACAATCCTCCTGGACTCCTCAGTGCATAGACTCGGCTCAGGGATGTGAAGTGGCCTGCCCCAGTCACAAGCTGCCAAGTGGCCGGGCTGGGGTTCACCTAGGGGCCTCTGACACTAAGTCCCCACTCTTACCCACTGAACTGTTCCCCCAGTGAAGCCTCCCAACTCCACTGACCAGACCTGGGCCCTGCTGTGGACACCTTGAGGTGTCCATCGAGAAGTGGCTGCGGTGTgaccccctcaccccctctccaCAGGGAAGGACACCAGAAAGCTCTAGGGCCAAGGCTGGGGCATGGATGGGCTCAGCACTGACTCATGAGGGCCTCTTCCCATCCAACAGCTTCGGAGTCTGCACCTTTCCTTAACGCAACTGTGGAGGGTAAAATTCACGCTGGCCCAGGGCTGAGGCCTGTGGCTGGGGTTAACACATCCTGGGCCCCTGCTGGAGCGTGGCACTGAGATGGGCCCTCCCACAGCATACAAACGAGCCCAGAAGGGACAGGGCCTTTCTCGAGATCATAAAGCAAGGCTGtggcagggctggaggagggcgcTGAATCCCAGCCAGGAGAGTAGCAATGCCTGTTCCGGAGAGAGCTGCACACAACGGTTCCCTCTGGCCTGGTACAGCAGCGAACGCCTTCAGAACTCAGGCAGGTCGCTGCAGATGTATGGGGTAGCGGCAGCAAGCCGAGGTGCCCTGCAGGGCCAATTGGACCTGGCATCCCAGGAGTGGTCTGACTGAGTGGTCCCCTCCCTTCTTCTGGACCCCCGGAATCCTCCCTAGAGTGCACACACCCGCGGCATCCAGCAGCTTCTTGTCCACACGGTcggtgaggaggcagaggaggccgTGGGCCCCAGCCACACTGCGTTCCAGCTCCTTTTCGGGGATCGGCTCATCGGAGTCCCAGTGTTCCACCTCGCAGCTGAAGACCAAAGAAAGGCTGCTCAGAAGCAGGGGagtcccc carries:
- the GRHPR gene encoding glyoxylate reductase/hydroxypyruvate reductase isoform X1, with the translated sequence MKPVRLMKVFVTRRIPPEGWAALARAEDCEVEHWDSDEPIPEKELERSVAGAHGLLCLLTDRVDKKLLDAAGANLKVISTMSVGVDHLALDEIKRRGIRVGYTPDVLTDATAELAVSLLLTTCRRLPEATEEVRSGGWTSWKPLWMCGYGLSQSTVGIIGLGRIGQAIARRLKPFGVQKFLYTGRQPRPQEAAEFQAEFVSTPKLAADSDFIIVACSLTPATKGLCNKDFFQQMKKTAVFVNISRGDVVNQDDLYQALAGGQIAAAGLDVTTPEPLPTNHPLLTLKNCVILPHIGSATYGTRNTMSLLAANNLLAGLRGEPMPSELKL
- the GRHPR gene encoding glyoxylate reductase/hydroxypyruvate reductase isoform X2, whose amino-acid sequence is MKPVRLMKVFVTRRIPPEGWAALARAEDCEVEHWDSDEPIPEKELERSVAGAHGLLCLLTDRVDKKLLDAAGANLKVISTMSVGVDHLALDEIKRRGIRVGYTPDVLTDATAELAVSLLLTTCRRLPEATEEVRSGGWTSWKPLWMCGYGLSQSTVGIIGLGRIGQAIARRLKPFGVQKFLYTGRQPRPQEAAEFQAEFVSTPKLAADSDFIIVACSLTPATKGLCNKDFFQQMKKTAVFVNISSDPTPHWQCHLRDPKHHVLVGS